A section of the Candidatus Bathyarchaeota archaeon genome encodes:
- the cobI gene encoding precorrin-2 C(20)-methyltransferase encodes MGVFIGIGVGPGDPELLTLKAAKALKDADVICIPKSHANKPSMALDMVKGILSERKKPAEMLELVFPMTKDDLNNRKLWVENAAIVAAKAKKGNVAFITLGDPMLYSTFLYLYECVKETYPDIELEIIPGVTSVTAVAASSKLPLAEKEEVVTIIPSDLDPAKIEEAAKHADNVVFMKCAFRIKQLLPILLKSGFTENSTVALVKRCTLSREKVMVGKLGEVSGWDVTEDYFSVAIVKKSQVPIHWKQNGNGGCRA; translated from the coding sequence ATGGGTGTATTCATCGGAATCGGCGTCGGACCAGGCGACCCCGAATTACTCACACTCAAAGCCGCAAAAGCCCTCAAAGATGCAGACGTCATCTGCATACCGAAGTCGCATGCTAACAAACCCAGCATGGCGCTGGATATGGTAAAAGGCATCCTTAGCGAGCGCAAAAAACCCGCTGAAATGCTTGAGCTTGTTTTCCCCATGACCAAAGACGACCTTAACAACCGCAAACTCTGGGTAGAAAACGCAGCCATAGTCGCAGCCAAAGCCAAAAAAGGCAACGTTGCCTTCATCACACTCGGCGACCCCATGCTCTACAGCACTTTTCTCTACCTCTACGAATGCGTCAAAGAAACCTACCCCGACATCGAGTTAGAAATCATTCCAGGCGTAACCTCCGTTACCGCTGTTGCAGCAAGCTCCAAGTTGCCGCTCGCAGAAAAAGAAGAAGTAGTCACCATCATCCCCTCAGACCTTGACCCAGCAAAAATTGAAGAAGCCGCCAAACACGCCGACAATGTAGTCTTTATGAAATGCGCTTTCCGCATCAAACAGTTACTCCCCATCCTGCTTAAGTCAGGCTTCACAGAAAACTCTACCGTCGCCTTGGTGAAACGGTGTACTCTTTCGAGGGAGAAGGTGATGGTGGGCAAGCTTGGCGAAGTCAGCGGCTGGGACGTGACAGAGGATTACTTTTCAGTAGCCATCGTCAAAAAAAGTCAGGTTCCTATTCATTGGAAACAGAACGGAAACGGAGGCTGCAGGGCATGA
- the cbiT gene encoding precorrin-6Y C5,15-methyltransferase (decarboxylating) subunit CbiT, whose product MTKNWPYKTPGIPDECFNQSEAVPGPTKEEIRVITIAKARLNEGQIVIDVGCGTGGLTVEAALQVGAKGRVYAFDEDEAAVALTKSNLQKFGAEGNVSLAKGKAPEALIALPNADAVFIGGGGVSLRAIIQTAHYKLKPNGRIVINAIQLETATTAISELKALGYRDIDVTSISVAKGKTTISGTMMIAKNPITIVSATRPAGGQP is encoded by the coding sequence ATGACGAAAAATTGGCCTTACAAAACCCCCGGTATACCAGACGAATGCTTTAACCAAAGCGAAGCTGTTCCGGGTCCAACTAAAGAAGAAATCCGAGTAATCACCATAGCCAAAGCCAGACTAAACGAGGGACAAATAGTCATCGACGTGGGCTGCGGCACAGGCGGCTTAACCGTAGAGGCAGCACTACAAGTTGGTGCAAAGGGAAGGGTTTATGCTTTTGACGAGGATGAAGCCGCAGTTGCATTAACCAAGAGTAACCTGCAGAAATTCGGCGCAGAGGGCAACGTTTCACTCGCAAAGGGCAAAGCTCCCGAAGCGCTCATCGCGCTGCCGAATGCAGACGCCGTTTTTATAGGGGGAGGGGGGGTTTCTCTGAGAGCAATCATCCAGACAGCACACTACAAACTCAAACCCAACGGCAGAATCGTCATAAACGCCATCCAACTGGAAACCGCAACCACGGCGATTTCTGAACTTAAAGCGTTAGGCTACAGAGACATCGACGTCACAAGCATCTCTGTCGCAAAGGGAAAAACCACCATCAGTGGAACCATGATGATCGCCAAAAACCCCATCACGATAGTTTCTGCAACAAGACCCGCGGGAGGACAACCATAG
- the cbiD gene encoding cobalt-precorrin-5B (C(1))-methyltransferase CbiD, with product MARFLKYGITTGATAAAAAKAATIAAVKEPVDRVVIPTPIGLRFEVPVKSSRRISADTAEAVTVKDAGQDIDATDKMEITATVKLTSDGKITVKSGAGIGTVTKAGLQVPIGEGAINPTPKAMIIEAVKEALPQGRGAEVTISAPEGANIAKKTTNAKLGIKGGISILGTTGVVKPLSLEACRRSLVPQIDVAIARGYKRILYVPGNIGERIAKEKFGVPEDAIVQTGDFVGYMLDKAVEKGIKEIIVLGHSGKLVKVAARLFNTHHKVGDARNEVVAAYAGAAGANQKTIKALLEANTTDEATEILRQANLIEATYDLIAERVHKQVSDRVENKIKISVVIVAMDGRVLGMDKNARSNKPWQNLT from the coding sequence ATGGCGCGGTTTCTCAAATACGGCATCACGACTGGCGCAACAGCCGCGGCAGCAGCCAAAGCCGCAACGATTGCAGCCGTCAAAGAGCCTGTGGACCGCGTCGTCATTCCAACGCCGATTGGATTACGTTTTGAAGTTCCAGTCAAATCCAGCAGAAGAATCTCTGCTGATACCGCCGAAGCAGTCACAGTTAAAGACGCAGGACAAGACATAGACGCAACCGACAAAATGGAAATCACCGCCACCGTCAAACTCACAAGCGACGGCAAAATCACCGTCAAAAGCGGCGCTGGCATTGGCACAGTCACCAAAGCAGGTTTACAAGTGCCTATCGGCGAAGGCGCCATTAACCCCACCCCAAAAGCCATGATAATCGAAGCCGTAAAAGAAGCCCTCCCACAGGGCAGGGGCGCAGAAGTCACAATCAGCGCACCTGAAGGGGCAAACATCGCCAAAAAAACCACCAACGCCAAACTCGGCATAAAAGGCGGCATCTCAATCTTGGGCACAACAGGCGTGGTCAAGCCGCTCTCGCTGGAAGCATGTAGACGTTCATTGGTGCCGCAAATCGACGTTGCCATCGCTCGTGGCTATAAGCGCATTCTCTATGTGCCAGGCAACATTGGCGAACGAATCGCTAAAGAAAAATTCGGCGTTCCTGAAGATGCCATCGTGCAGACAGGTGACTTCGTCGGTTACATGCTTGACAAAGCTGTCGAGAAAGGCATCAAAGAAATCATCGTCCTCGGACACTCAGGCAAACTGGTTAAGGTTGCTGCTAGACTCTTTAACACGCATCACAAAGTCGGCGACGCAAGAAACGAAGTTGTCGCAGCCTACGCAGGCGCAGCAGGAGCCAACCAGAAAACCATCAAGGCACTCCTCGAAGCAAACACAACTGATGAAGCCACAGAAATCCTGCGCCAAGCCAACCTAATCGAAGCTACCTACGACCTCATAGCCGAACGGGTACACAAACAAGTTAGTGATCGAGTAGAAAATAAAATCAAAATCAGCGTCGTAATCGTAGCTATGGACGGCAGAGTCCTTGGCATGGACAAAAATGCACGGAGCAACAAACCTTGGCAAAACTTAACATAG
- the cfbA gene encoding sirohydrochlorin nickelochelatase: MQKPTHDNVGLILIGHGSKLPHNRENLEKLAQIMRERSSFKTVEISFMVRNSPTIPEAIDTIAKRGVNKIVLVPAFLAPGVHTTQEIPELIGVKDKESQLSQRGIELIYGEPIGADECIAVILEEKALKALGEDWEHHHAPFKANAPIALPAASTKIFDKSMTLIRPEIQDVLAKAPKNQAAIIERVVHTTADPEFAKLLVISDQAVDAGVAAIRSGAKIVTDVKMIKAGINESRVHRFGCKVLTYIDDARATKMAAEEGITRSTAAMRLAVADGADGAIFLIGNAPTAAFELAEQVRKGNVKPALIVAVPVGYVGAAESKEEIAKLPTPHIITKGRKGSSTIAVAVFNALLAMAEAQQ, from the coding sequence TTGCAAAAACCCACCCACGACAACGTCGGTTTAATCTTAATCGGCCACGGAAGCAAACTGCCACACAACAGAGAAAACCTCGAAAAGCTAGCGCAGATTATGAGGGAACGCTCCAGCTTCAAAACCGTTGAAATCTCTTTTATGGTTCGGAATTCACCGACGATTCCCGAAGCCATAGACACCATCGCCAAGCGGGGCGTCAACAAAATCGTTTTGGTTCCAGCCTTCCTTGCGCCTGGCGTGCATACAACACAAGAAATTCCTGAACTCATCGGCGTCAAAGACAAAGAATCCCAACTCTCACAGCGGGGAATTGAACTTATCTACGGTGAACCCATCGGCGCAGACGAATGCATCGCAGTCATCCTAGAAGAAAAAGCCCTCAAAGCGTTAGGTGAAGATTGGGAACACCACCATGCACCCTTCAAAGCAAACGCCCCCATCGCTTTGCCTGCGGCGTCAACAAAAATTTTTGATAAAAGCATGACCCTTATCCGACCAGAAATCCAAGACGTCCTCGCTAAGGCACCAAAGAATCAGGCAGCCATAATCGAGCGGGTTGTACACACGACTGCTGACCCCGAATTCGCCAAACTGCTCGTCATCAGCGACCAAGCCGTTGACGCAGGCGTCGCCGCGATTCGATCGGGCGCAAAAATCGTCACTGATGTCAAGATGATTAAGGCAGGCATCAACGAATCCCGGGTGCACAGATTCGGGTGCAAAGTCCTCACCTACATCGATGACGCACGCGCCACAAAGATGGCTGCCGAAGAAGGCATCACACGCTCCACTGCCGCCATGCGTCTCGCAGTAGCCGACGGAGCAGACGGAGCCATCTTTTTAATCGGCAACGCACCAACCGCAGCCTTCGAGTTAGCCGAACAAGTCCGAAAGGGCAATGTTAAGCCTGCTTTGATTGTTGCGGTGCCAGTAGGCTACGTTGGTGCAGCGGAATCCAAAGAAGAAATCGCCAAACTCCCAACCCCCCACATAATCACAAAGGGACGCAAGGGCAGCAGCACCATCGCAGTAGCCGTCTTCAACGCTCTGCTTGCCATGGCTGAAGCTCAACAGTAA
- a CDS encoding bifunctional precorrin-2 dehydrogenase/sirohydrochlorin ferrochelatase, with protein MLIDLRLTGKTVMVIGGGVEATRKIQSFLESEAKIWVISRDFTSELQKLGEEKRVALLKTGIKDAQVFVDSLSPKPYVLLAATNNPALNLELVKAAKNYGCIVYAIDNPELNDFILPAVAHVGDVKIAVSTGGKSPAMAHVLRERVEKMVTPQDLLAIQLQEKARAALKGKVLDQKERSKILYEILNSEGIKKALSEGKTAEAEELAIQLIEKGANQT; from the coding sequence GTGTTAATCGACCTCAGACTCACTGGCAAAACCGTCATGGTAATCGGCGGAGGCGTAGAAGCAACCCGAAAAATCCAGAGTTTCTTAGAGTCGGAAGCGAAGATTTGGGTGATAAGCCGAGACTTTACAAGTGAACTTCAAAAGCTAGGCGAAGAAAAACGGGTTGCCCTGCTCAAAACAGGCATCAAAGACGCACAGGTTTTCGTAGACAGCCTCAGCCCCAAACCGTATGTGCTCTTGGCAGCCACAAACAACCCTGCCCTCAACCTTGAACTGGTCAAAGCCGCCAAAAATTACGGCTGCATAGTTTACGCAATAGATAACCCCGAGTTAAACGACTTCATTTTGCCTGCGGTGGCGCATGTGGGAGACGTGAAGATCGCAGTTTCCACGGGCGGCAAAAGCCCCGCTATGGCTCATGTGCTGCGGGAACGGGTTGAAAAAATGGTTACACCCCAGGACCTTTTGGCGATTCAGCTGCAAGAGAAAGCCCGCGCCGCCTTGAAGGGCAAAGTTTTGGACCAAAAAGAAAGAAGCAAAATACTCTACGAAATACTCAACAGCGAAGGCATAAAAAAAGCCCTCTCTGAAGGCAAAACTGCAGAGGCAGAAGAACTCGCAATCCAATTAATAGAAAAAGGAGCCAACCAAACATGA
- the hemA gene encoding glutamyl-tRNA reductase has protein sequence MLYLSWSVYPSMHSSAKVDHVLNVRITHKTAHVPLMEAVAFKDKTQALTELQAIEGVEECIYLQTCNRIEVYLVAEEAQNTLTVASDLLAKRAGEQMEEAKKAIETSVDNAAFEHLLRVTSGMESMVIGEDQILNQTWDAYLEADKAKTLGPILKHLFNRAVIVGRRVRNETGINKGAVSIGSAAVELAGKLLGNLEDKKILVMGAGEMGTLVAKALARRCLSPIFIANRTYDRAVKLAQDLSGQAVKFDRFDEVMVDADVVICSTSAPHNLLTKEIVTRLMAKRQNVNPLVVIDISNPRNVEKTVTEVSGVKLYNIDDLQMIAEKNRAQREAAIEKAAELLKKELLILEEEMKSFSVRLIISEILSQAEETRQRELATALNMLGELDERQKRVINDLTSILLKQTFIPIVENLRSAAKNGDKQAIETAIKLFEKTEKK, from the coding sequence ATGTTATATTTAAGCTGGTCGGTTTATCCATCCATGCATTCATCAGCGAAGGTAGACCACGTCCTCAACGTCAGAATCACACACAAAACAGCGCACGTACCGCTGATGGAAGCAGTCGCTTTTAAAGACAAAACCCAAGCCCTCACCGAATTACAGGCAATCGAAGGCGTAGAAGAATGCATCTACCTCCAAACGTGCAACCGCATCGAAGTCTACCTCGTCGCCGAAGAAGCACAAAACACCCTCACAGTTGCCAGCGACCTTCTAGCGAAGAGAGCAGGCGAACAAATGGAGGAAGCAAAAAAAGCCATAGAAACCAGCGTCGACAACGCTGCATTTGAGCATTTACTGCGAGTCACCTCAGGTATGGAATCCATGGTCATAGGCGAAGACCAAATCCTAAACCAAACTTGGGACGCCTACCTCGAAGCTGACAAAGCCAAAACACTCGGCCCCATCCTAAAACACCTCTTCAACCGCGCCGTAATCGTCGGCAGACGCGTCCGCAACGAAACAGGCATCAACAAAGGCGCAGTGTCGATTGGGTCAGCCGCCGTAGAATTAGCAGGCAAACTCCTTGGGAACTTGGAGGACAAAAAAATCTTGGTTATGGGCGCGGGTGAAATGGGCACGTTGGTTGCAAAAGCCCTTGCTCGGCGTTGTTTAAGCCCCATTTTCATCGCCAATCGGACCTACGACCGCGCAGTTAAGCTTGCGCAGGACCTGTCAGGTCAAGCAGTCAAGTTCGACAGGTTCGACGAGGTCATGGTGGACGCTGATGTGGTTATCTGCTCAACCTCAGCACCCCACAACTTACTCACAAAAGAAATCGTCACCCGTTTGATGGCTAAACGTCAAAACGTCAACCCGCTTGTAGTCATCGACATCTCCAACCCCCGCAACGTAGAAAAAACCGTCACCGAAGTCTCAGGCGTCAAACTCTACAACATCGACGACCTGCAAATGATTGCCGAAAAAAACAGGGCTCAGCGGGAGGCAGCCATCGAGAAAGCCGCCGAACTCCTCAAAAAAGAGCTACTTATTTTGGAGGAGGAGATGAAAAGCTTCAGTGTGCGCTTGATAATCTCAGAAATTCTCTCACAAGCTGAAGAAACCCGTCAAAGAGAGCTCGCAACGGCGCTGAATATGCTGGGGGAATTGGATGAACGCCAAAAACGGGTCATTAACGATTTAACGTCCATTCTGCTTAAACAAACTTTTATTCCAATCGTAGAAAACTTGAGGTCAGCCGCCAAAAACGGCGACAAACAAGCCATAGAAACAGCCATAAAATTGTTTGAGAAAACGGAGAAAAAATAA
- the hemL gene encoding glutamate-1-semialdehyde 2,1-aminomutase, with protein MVDPTLTESKSKTLFERAKKTLPGGVNSPVRAFEPYPFFVECAQGSKLYDADGKKYIDYCMAYGALLLGHAHPEILDAVKTQLSKGTLYGAPTELEVQFAEQISKASPCMEMMRLVSTGTEATMHAVRAARGYTNRKKLIKFDGCFHGSHDNVLVKAGSGAATFGAPNSLGVPEETTQNTIVLPYNDVEALEATFKSEGNQIAAVIVEPVMGNVGLILPKKNYLQSLRKITAKNGAVLIFDEIITGFRLALGGAQEYFGVKPDMTTLGKVLGGGFPLAAFGGKKEIMQNISPVGKVYQAGTFSGNPISATAGMAILTYLNKNKNQIYPKLEKHAATLKAALTDLSTQHKLPAQVYSIASLYQIFFTKDTVTDYACAKHSDPAMFNAYFQTLLKEGVFIPPSQYETCFLSAAHTEDDLKSTINAFDKALFAAAKTRKTP; from the coding sequence ATGGTTGACCCAACCTTGACCGAATCCAAATCTAAAACGCTCTTTGAGCGAGCTAAAAAAACCCTGCCTGGCGGCGTAAACAGCCCCGTTCGCGCCTTCGAACCATACCCCTTCTTTGTCGAGTGCGCTCAGGGCTCTAAACTCTACGACGCCGACGGCAAAAAATATATAGACTACTGCATGGCGTACGGCGCATTGCTGTTAGGTCATGCACACCCAGAAATCCTAGACGCAGTTAAAACGCAACTGTCAAAAGGCACACTCTACGGTGCACCAACCGAGTTGGAAGTCCAATTTGCCGAGCAAATCAGCAAAGCCTCGCCCTGCATGGAAATGATGCGCCTAGTCAGCACAGGCACCGAAGCCACCATGCACGCCGTCCGAGCCGCACGCGGATACACAAACCGCAAAAAACTCATCAAATTCGACGGATGCTTCCACGGCAGCCACGACAACGTCTTGGTTAAGGCAGGGTCAGGTGCTGCGACTTTTGGGGCTCCGAACTCGCTTGGAGTTCCCGAAGAAACCACCCAAAACACGATTGTTTTGCCCTACAACGACGTGGAAGCCTTAGAGGCGACGTTTAAGAGTGAAGGAAACCAGATCGCTGCAGTTATCGTAGAACCAGTAATGGGCAACGTCGGCTTAATTTTGCCCAAAAAAAATTACCTGCAAAGTCTAAGAAAAATCACCGCTAAAAACGGTGCGGTTTTGATTTTTGATGAAATCATCACAGGGTTCAGATTGGCCTTGGGCGGGGCACAGGAGTACTTCGGCGTTAAACCCGACATGACCACATTGGGCAAAGTTTTGGGCGGCGGGTTCCCGTTGGCGGCGTTTGGCGGCAAAAAAGAAATCATGCAAAACATCTCTCCAGTCGGCAAAGTCTACCAAGCAGGCACTTTCAGCGGCAACCCCATCTCAGCAACAGCAGGAATGGCAATTCTCACTTACCTAAACAAGAACAAAAACCAAATCTATCCCAAACTCGAAAAACACGCCGCCACACTCAAAGCAGCCCTAACCGACCTATCCACCCAACACAAGCTCCCCGCACAGGTCTACAGCATCGCCTCACTCTACCAAATCTTCTTCACCAAAGACACCGTAACCGACTACGCCTGCGCCAAACACAGCGACCCCGCCATGTTCAACGCTTACTTCCAAACTTTGCTTAAGGAGGGCGTGTTTATTCCGCCATCACAGTACGAGACCTGCTTCCTATCCGCCGCCCACACCGAAGACGACCTCAAATCAACCATAAACGCCTTCGACAAAGCGCTTTTTGCGGCTGCGAAAACGAGGAAAACCCCATGA
- a CDS encoding AAA family ATPase: protein MTLHHRIGLIYLPGALPCFENFGNLPTDLVCGDAKVDGKPASEVLDMLIIPGGSLVESQSVNPTVTREILKMADSGKYVLGICSGFQVLAKETDVGRLSTIPVKREGLGLLDAEFKPLICTDRVTADVVDKSFLTSEVGKQVTGFHCHTYGEIHLHSDSKTILITHAQRVNYFGKGKDLISGVANKSGNVVGVFIHGLLDNNPTITQSIMQSLDMNQADLDAVKAANAKLLENIRGEVGISTGIRQQPSIKEKQTKLLLVTALGSGSGKTFVITGIAGALKKRGYKVGVIKVGGDIRDAVPSLYLIKEPMREYSSIAVGQSGWMPPEQAISEASKDYNFLLVEGAMNAFTGLLNEKYKRPMSTVEVAAALGASTVLVVACDQEGLEGALIDTLNNIVVLQSLGVNTTGVILNKLHVSYMTKETVSMMQQAFAKLGVQLLGMVPRLNLEHRGMIPEIEIRYEDFCAQAIAAAEKNLNIDLITKVAAPPKPAKIDYNALTAKFKNLITHYSHNASQGGNQQTC, encoded by the coding sequence ATGACTCTCCACCACAGAATCGGCTTAATTTACCTCCCAGGTGCACTTCCCTGCTTCGAAAACTTCGGAAACCTGCCCACGGACTTGGTGTGCGGCGACGCAAAAGTAGACGGTAAACCTGCAAGCGAAGTTTTAGACATGCTAATCATCCCCGGAGGCAGCCTCGTCGAATCCCAAAGCGTCAACCCCACGGTAACCCGCGAAATCCTCAAGATGGCAGACTCAGGCAAATACGTGCTTGGCATCTGTTCAGGGTTTCAGGTGCTTGCCAAAGAAACCGACGTCGGACGCCTCTCAACCATCCCCGTTAAACGTGAAGGCTTAGGGTTGCTTGACGCAGAGTTCAAGCCGCTTATCTGCACTGACCGCGTAACGGCCGACGTAGTAGACAAAAGCTTTCTAACGTCGGAAGTGGGCAAACAAGTCACTGGTTTTCACTGTCACACCTACGGCGAAATCCATCTTCACAGTGATTCCAAAACCATCCTAATCACCCATGCTCAACGGGTTAACTATTTCGGGAAGGGTAAAGACCTCATCTCTGGCGTTGCGAACAAAAGCGGCAACGTAGTCGGAGTCTTCATCCACGGCTTATTGGACAACAACCCCACAATCACCCAGAGCATCATGCAATCCCTCGACATGAACCAAGCTGACCTTGATGCCGTCAAAGCAGCCAACGCCAAACTGTTAGAGAACATAAGAGGCGAAGTCGGCATATCCACAGGTATACGTCAGCAGCCTTCAATCAAAGAGAAACAAACCAAGCTCCTTTTGGTTACCGCTTTGGGCAGCGGTTCAGGAAAAACCTTTGTCATAACAGGCATCGCGGGAGCCCTCAAAAAACGCGGCTACAAAGTCGGCGTAATCAAAGTCGGCGGAGACATACGAGATGCCGTCCCATCCCTCTACCTAATCAAAGAACCAATGAGGGAATACTCTTCTATAGCGGTGGGGCAAAGCGGCTGGATGCCCCCTGAACAAGCCATCAGCGAAGCCAGCAAAGACTACAACTTCTTACTCGTCGAAGGCGCCATGAACGCGTTCACAGGCTTACTCAACGAAAAATACAAGCGCCCCATGTCCACGGTCGAGGTAGCTGCAGCGTTGGGGGCCTCCACGGTTCTGGTGGTTGCCTGCGACCAAGAAGGCTTAGAAGGCGCCCTAATAGACACCCTAAACAACATCGTCGTGCTGCAGAGTTTAGGCGTAAACACGACAGGCGTCATATTAAACAAGCTGCATGTTAGCTACATGACTAAAGAAACCGTCTCCATGATGCAGCAGGCGTTCGCAAAACTCGGCGTGCAGTTACTGGGTATGGTTCCACGGTTGAATCTGGAGCACCGCGGCATGATTCCTGAAATAGAAATCCGCTACGAAGACTTCTGCGCCCAAGCCATAGCCGCAGCCGAAAAAAACCTCAACATAGACCTCATCACAAAAGTCGCTGCACCCCCCAAACCCGCCAAAATCGACTACAACGCCCTAACTGCCAAATTCAAAAACCTCATAACCCACTACAGCCATAACGCTTCACAAGGTGGCAACCAACAAACGTGTTAA
- the hemB gene encoding porphobilinogen synthase, whose protein sequence is MSFPTVRMRRLRRTQAMREMLNQIHLHPSNLIYPIFVEEGIKKPAPISSMPGYARLPLSQVTAEGKAAQAQGVKGVLLFGIPAKKDEEGTSAYAKDGIVQKAIRELKKACGDELVVIGDVCLCEYMSHGHCGVVKDGEVQNDPTLELLGRIAVSYAEAGVDIVAPSAMMDGQIAAIREALDEAGYDQIPIMAYAAKYASGFYGPFREAAESTPKFGNRRSYQMSPSSPQEALREMELDIAEGADMIMVKPALAYLDIIALAKANFNVPIVAYNVSGEYSMIKAAAANGWIDEKTIIREILTSMKRAGADLIITYHAKDAKTWLTQP, encoded by the coding sequence ATGAGTTTTCCAACCGTACGAATGAGACGACTACGCAGAACCCAAGCGATGCGTGAAATGCTAAACCAAATCCACCTCCACCCAAGCAACCTAATCTACCCAATCTTCGTAGAAGAAGGCATCAAAAAACCCGCACCCATCAGCTCTATGCCTGGCTACGCGCGGTTGCCGCTTTCTCAGGTCACCGCCGAAGGCAAAGCTGCCCAAGCTCAAGGCGTCAAAGGTGTGCTGCTCTTCGGTATCCCAGCTAAAAAAGACGAAGAAGGCACCAGCGCCTACGCCAAAGACGGCATCGTCCAAAAAGCCATCCGCGAACTAAAAAAGGCCTGCGGAGACGAACTAGTCGTCATCGGTGACGTTTGTCTCTGTGAGTACATGAGCCATGGACATTGCGGTGTCGTCAAAGACGGTGAAGTCCAAAATGACCCCACGCTGGAGCTTTTGGGCAGAATCGCAGTGAGCTATGCCGAGGCAGGCGTGGACATCGTGGCGCCATCTGCAATGATGGATGGTCAAATCGCTGCAATCCGAGAAGCCCTTGACGAAGCAGGTTACGACCAAATCCCAATCATGGCTTACGCGGCGAAGTATGCCTCAGGTTTCTATGGACCATTCCGCGAAGCAGCTGAATCCACACCTAAATTCGGGAACCGTCGCAGCTACCAGATGAGCCCGAGCAGCCCTCAGGAAGCGCTGCGTGAGATGGAGCTTGACATCGCCGAAGGCGCTGATATGATTATGGTTAAACCCGCCTTGGCTTACCTCGACATCATCGCGTTGGCGAAGGCTAATTTTAACGTGCCTATCGTGGCCTACAACGTCAGCGGCGAATACAGCATGATAAAAGCCGCCGCAGCCAACGGCTGGATAGACGAAAAAACCATCATCCGTGAAATCCTCACCAGCATGAAACGCGCAGGCGCAGACCTCATCATCACTTACCACGCTAAAGACGCAAAAACATGGTTGACCCAACCTTGA
- the cbiE gene encoding precorrin-6y C5,15-methyltransferase (decarboxylating) subunit CbiE → MAKLNIVGVGPGSPDYVTPASKKAVAKAELVIGAQRSLALFTGEIKGEKAVLTAKNLQALLIRAAEAVKAGKEVALLSTGDPGFSGLLHTALESGLFAPEDITVVPGVSAIQACAARLGISWDNASLFTFHEGNVSDDEKSKLVSAYQCGRTIMLLPAPKGFTPKDIGALLLETGADPKTEVYICENVTLEDEKITQTTLEKTADQSFGSLCVMVIKQTIS, encoded by the coding sequence TTGGCAAAACTTAACATAGTCGGCGTCGGACCAGGCTCACCAGATTACGTTACGCCCGCCTCAAAAAAAGCGGTTGCAAAAGCTGAGCTTGTTATTGGAGCACAGCGGAGTTTAGCGCTTTTCACAGGCGAAATCAAAGGCGAAAAAGCTGTTTTAACCGCCAAAAACCTACAGGCGCTACTGATAAGGGCGGCAGAAGCAGTTAAAGCGGGTAAAGAGGTGGCTTTGCTTTCGACAGGTGACCCAGGCTTCTCAGGGTTGCTGCACACTGCACTTGAAAGCGGCCTTTTCGCACCAGAAGACATCACAGTTGTGCCAGGCGTTAGCGCCATCCAAGCTTGCGCAGCCCGCTTAGGCATTAGCTGGGACAACGCAAGCTTATTCACCTTCCACGAAGGCAACGTCTCCGACGACGAAAAAAGCAAACTCGTCTCTGCCTACCAATGCGGGCGCACAATCATGCTGCTCCCTGCACCCAAGGGTTTCACACCCAAAGACATCGGGGCGTTGCTGCTTGAAACAGGTGCAGACCCCAAAACAGAAGTGTACATCTGCGAAAACGTCACTTTGGAAGACGAGAAAATCACCCAAACCACTCTGGAAAAGACAGCAGACCAGAGTTTTGGTTCCCTATGTGTTATGGTTATCAAGCAAACAATTAGTTAA